From Oncorhynchus mykiss isolate Arlee chromosome 25, USDA_OmykA_1.1, whole genome shotgun sequence, a single genomic window includes:
- the LOC110505660 gene encoding XK-related protein 6, translating to MAAQSDGGGEMEEGVGEGVFDGDTEEDCQPLDSAAIHICLCCHSAVCYWGCRSNCLGNLLGKDTTGRIGDTGVGGGRSLRETRCPPEEGLWLDCLWLILALLVFFWDVGTDLLLAADYYDRQDYLWFGLTLFLVLVPSIVVQILSFRWFIQDYSGECLTTWLGTVDCSRGGEREKLTRQGPTGHRGVYPGTDRVRVASVWLWQITIHILQLGQVWRYIRTLYLGIQSHRMKEHKEAQRRFYWAMMFEYADVNMLRLLETFLESAPQLVLQLCIMIQQNRAETLQCISSLGSLLSLSWVLASYHKLLRDSRDDQRSLSYRGALLHLLWRLLTISSRVLSLALFASLFHLYFGIFVVLHWCGMALWVVHGGTDFCMSRWEEVLFNMVVGIVYIFCWFNVKEGHTRGRMVAYYSVVLAENTLLTGLWYVYRDHEETDSYAVPALCGVYLSFTGGVLVMLLYYGLLHPSHTHPTPASTWCDELLWGNPLPPSAPPTPAHLAAPFHSDDIIAEGCLPVFQVRLEPPTSRRFEGPLIKIDMPRKRYPAWDAHYVDRRLRRTINLLQYLTPAAAGIRYRDRPLLYELLQYESSF from the exons aTGGCAGCGCAGTCTGATGGAGGGGGAGAAATGGAGgaaggagtgggggagggggtgTTTGATGGAGACACAGAGGAAGACTGTCAGCCTCTGGACTCTGCAGCTATCCACATCTGCCTCTGCTGTCACTCTGCTGTCTGCTACTGGGGCTGTCGCTCCAACTGTCTGGGAAACCTGCTGGGGAAAGACACTActgg AAGGATCGGGGATACCGGAGTTGGAGGTGGTAGGAGTTTGAGGGAGACTCGCTGCCCACCAGAGGAGGGACTGTGGCTGGACTGTCTCTGGTTGATCCTGGCTCTCCTCGTCTTCTTCTGGGATGTGGGAACAGACCTGCTTCTCGCTGCAGACTACTATGACAGACAGGACTATCTGTGGTTTGGCCTGACGCTCTTCCTGGTGCTGGTGCCGTCGATTGTAGTTCAGATACTGAGCTTCCGCTGGTTCATCCAGGACTACAGCGGAGAGTGTCTGACCACCTGGCTGGGGACGGTGGACTgcagcaggggaggagagagagaaaagctgaCCAGGCAAGGGCCAACCGGCCACAGGGGGGTTTATCCTGGAACAGATCGGGTCAGAGTGGCCTCAGTCTGGCTGTGGCAGATCACCATACACATTCTACAACTGGGACAGGTCTGGAG GTATATCCGTACTTTATACCTGGGTATCCAGTCCCACCGTATGAAGGAGCATAAGGAGGCACAGAGGAGGTTCTACTGGGCCATGATGTTTGAGTACGCAGACGTCAACATGCTGCGGCTACTGGAGACCTTCCTGGAGTCAGCTCCTCAACTAGTACTACAGCTCTGTATTATGATACAGCAGAACAGGGCTGAGACTCTACAGT gTATATCTAGTCTAGGCTCTCTTCTGTCTCTATCCTGGGTGTTGGCCTCGTACCACAAGCTCCTGCGCGACTCCAGAGACGACCAGCGCAGTCTGAGTTATCGCGGTGCCCTCCTCCACCTTCTCTGGCGcctcctcaccatctcctcccgcgttctctctctcgccctcttcgCATCCCTCTTCCACCTGTACTTTGGCATCTTCGTGGTGCTCCACTGGTGTGGCATGGCCCTGTGGGTGGTGCATGGCGGAACAGACTTCTGTATGTCTCGCTGGGAGGAGGTTTTGTTTAACATGGTGGTGGGCATCGTCTACATCTTCTGTTGGTTCAACGTCAAGGAGGGACACACCAGGGGACGCATGGTGGCTTACTACTCTGTGGTACTGGCTGAGAACACACTGCTTACTGGACTGTg GTATGTGTATCGTGACCATGAAGAGACAGACAGCTACGCGGTTCCAGCGTTGTGTGGTGTCTACCTGTCCTTTACGGGTGGAGTACTGGTGATGCTTCTGTACTACGGCCTTCttcacccctcacacacacaccccaccccggCATCGACCTGGTGTGATGAGCTGCTGTGGGGTAACCCCTTGCCCCCTTCAGCTCCGCCCACCCCAGCCCACCTTGCTGCCCCGTTTCACAGTGATGACATCATCGCAGAAGGCTGTCTGCCGGTGTTCCAGGTGCGTTTGGAGCCCCCCACCTCGAGGCGTTTCGAAGGTCCTCTGATAAAGATTGACATGCCCAGGAAACGTTACCCAGCCTGGGACGCTCACTACGTGGACAGACGGCTGCGAAGGACCATCAACCTACTACAGTACCTGACGCCTGCAGCTGCAGGCATACGATACAGGGACAGACCTCTGCTCTATGAACTACTGCAGTACGAGTCTTCtttctga